A portion of the Streptomyces sp. NBC_00376 genome contains these proteins:
- a CDS encoding nucleotide pyrophosphatase/phosphodiesterase family protein, with protein MTTAEQPAGTVTPTPLLVVDVVGLTPQLLDHMPHLKALGQSGTRAPLGTVLPAVTCAAQSTFLTGSTPAEHGIVANGWYFRELGDVLLWRQHNGLVAGDKLWDAARRAHPGYTVANICWWYAMGADTDITVTPRPVYYADGRKEPDCYTRPPALHDELTEKFGTFPLFHFWGPGADLVSSQWIIDATRHILDTRRPDLALCYLPHLDYDLQRYGPDDPRSYRAAAELDRAMAPLLDDARREGRTVVALSEYGITRVDRPVDINRALRRAGLLEVHTQDGMEYLDPMASRAFAVADHQIAHIYVRRAEDLEATREALRDVQGIEQLLDDEGKKAHGLDHPRSGELVAIAEPDAWFTYYYWLDDARAPDFARLVEIHRKPGYDPVELFLDPQDPYVKVKAATAVARKKLGMRYRMAVVPLDPSPIRGSHGRLPRSDEEGPLILCSTPHAFTGPVRATEVKSLLLELAGLH; from the coding sequence ATGACCACAGCCGAGCAGCCCGCCGGGACCGTCACACCCACCCCTCTCCTCGTCGTAGACGTCGTCGGCCTCACCCCGCAGCTCCTCGACCACATGCCGCACCTCAAGGCCCTGGGGCAGTCGGGCACCCGTGCCCCCCTCGGCACCGTCCTCCCTGCCGTCACCTGTGCCGCCCAGTCCACCTTCCTCACCGGCAGCACCCCCGCCGAGCACGGCATCGTCGCCAACGGCTGGTACTTCCGCGAGCTCGGCGACGTCCTGCTCTGGCGCCAGCACAACGGCCTGGTCGCGGGCGACAAGCTCTGGGACGCCGCCCGTCGCGCCCACCCCGGCTACACCGTCGCCAACATCTGCTGGTGGTACGCGATGGGCGCCGACACCGACATCACCGTCACCCCGCGCCCCGTCTACTACGCCGACGGCCGCAAGGAACCCGACTGCTACACCCGGCCGCCCGCCCTGCACGACGAACTCACCGAGAAATTCGGCACATTCCCCCTCTTCCACTTCTGGGGCCCCGGCGCCGACCTCGTCTCCTCGCAGTGGATCATCGACGCGACGCGGCACATCCTCGACACCCGCCGCCCCGATCTGGCCCTGTGCTACCTCCCGCACCTCGACTACGACCTCCAGCGCTACGGCCCCGACGACCCGCGCTCCTACCGGGCCGCGGCCGAACTCGACCGCGCCATGGCCCCCCTCCTGGACGACGCCCGCCGCGAAGGCCGCACCGTCGTCGCCCTCTCCGAATACGGCATCACCCGCGTGGACCGGCCCGTCGACATCAACCGGGCCCTGCGCCGCGCCGGCCTCCTGGAGGTCCACACCCAGGACGGCATGGAGTACCTGGACCCGATGGCTTCCCGGGCCTTCGCCGTCGCCGACCACCAGATCGCACACATCTACGTACGCCGCGCCGAGGACCTCGAAGCCACCCGCGAAGCCCTCCGGGACGTCCAGGGCATCGAGCAGCTCCTCGACGACGAGGGCAAGAAGGCACACGGCCTGGACCACCCGCGCTCGGGCGAGCTGGTCGCCATCGCGGAGCCGGATGCCTGGTTCACGTACTACTACTGGCTCGACGACGCCCGCGCGCCCGACTTCGCCCGGCTCGTCGAGATCCACCGCAAACCCGGCTACGACCCGGTCGAACTCTTCCTGGACCCCCAGGACCCGTACGTCAAGGTCAAGGCGGCAACGGCCGTCGCCCGCAAGAAGCTGGGCATGCGCTATCGCATGGCGGTCGTGCCGCTGGACCCGTCACCTATTCGCGGCAGCCACGGCCGCCTTCCGCGGAGCGACGAAGAAGGTCCGCTCATCCTGTGCTCCACCCCCCACGCGTTCACCGGCCCCGTCCGGGCCACCGAAGTGAAGTCCTTGCTTCTCGAGCTTGCCGGACTGCACTGA
- the eboE gene encoding metabolite traffic protein EboE, whose amino-acid sequence MRFRHPDGSTVHLSYCTNVHPAETLDGVRAQLRDHCEPVRRRLGRDRLGIGLWLARDAARTLINDPAELRSLRAELDRRGLEVVTLNGFPYEGFGADEVKYRVYKPDWTDPERLAHTTDLARLLAGLLPDDATEGTISTLPIAWRTPFASDPEAARTAHTALTTLGERLDALAELTGKSIRIGLEPEPGCTVETTADAIAPLTAVGHPRIGICIDTCHLATSFEDPGTAVDALGAAGIPIAKAQLSAALHAEHPHLPEVRTALAAFAEPRFLHQTRTRTAAGLRGTDDLDEAVTGRALPDGAPWRAHFHVPLHTPPAPPLTSTLPVLRSALTRLVGGGHPLTRHLEVETYTWQALPAALRPRTRTQLADGIAAELTLARDLLVDLGLKELP is encoded by the coding sequence ATGCGCTTCCGCCATCCCGACGGCTCCACCGTCCACCTCTCGTACTGCACCAATGTCCACCCCGCCGAGACGCTCGACGGCGTCCGCGCCCAACTGCGCGACCACTGCGAACCCGTCCGCAGACGCCTCGGCCGGGACCGGCTCGGCATCGGCCTCTGGCTCGCCAGGGACGCCGCCCGCACCCTGATCAACGACCCGGCCGAGCTGCGGTCCCTGCGCGCCGAACTGGACCGCCGCGGCCTGGAGGTCGTCACCCTCAACGGCTTCCCGTACGAGGGGTTCGGCGCCGACGAGGTCAAGTACCGGGTGTACAAGCCGGACTGGACGGACCCGGAGCGGCTCGCCCACACCACCGACCTCGCCCGGCTCCTGGCCGGCCTGCTCCCGGACGACGCCACCGAAGGAACCATCTCCACCCTCCCGATCGCCTGGCGCACCCCCTTCGCCTCGGACCCGGAAGCGGCCCGCACGGCACACACCGCGCTCACCACCCTCGGCGAACGCCTCGACGCACTCGCCGAACTCACCGGCAAATCCATCCGCATCGGCCTCGAACCCGAGCCGGGCTGCACCGTCGAGACCACCGCCGACGCCATCGCCCCGCTCACCGCCGTCGGACACCCACGCATCGGCATCTGCATCGACACCTGCCACCTCGCCACCTCCTTCGAGGACCCCGGCACCGCCGTCGACGCGCTCGGCGCGGCGGGCATCCCGATCGCCAAGGCACAGCTCTCCGCGGCACTGCACGCCGAACACCCCCACCTCCCCGAGGTACGCACCGCACTCGCCGCCTTCGCCGAACCCCGCTTCCTGCACCAGACCCGCACCCGTACCGCCGCCGGACTGCGCGGCACCGACGACCTCGACGAGGCCGTCACCGGCCGGGCCCTGCCGGACGGGGCCCCCTGGCGCGCCCACTTCCACGTCCCCCTGCACACACCACCCGCACCACCGCTCACCTCCACCCTTCCCGTACTCCGATCCGCACTGACCCGCCTGGTGGGCGGCGGACACCCCCTCACCAGGCACCTGGAGGTCGAGACGTACACCTGGCAGGCGCTCCCGGCCGCGCTTCGCCCCCGTACCCGCACCCAGCTCGCCGACGGCATCGCCGCCGAACTCACCCTCGCCCGCGACCTCCTGGTCGACCTCGGCCTCAAGGAGCTCCCATGA
- a CDS encoding TatD family hydrolase, protein MRIFDPHIHMTSRTTDDYQAMYDAGVRALVEPSFWLGQPRTSPASFFDYFDALLGWEPFRAAQYGIAHHCTLALNPKEANDPRCVPVLDALPRYLVKDSVVAVGEIGYDSMTPAEDTALAAQLQLAADHGLPALVHTPHRDKLAGLHRTIDVIRESRLPPERVLLDHLNETTVKDARDSGCWAGFSIYPDTKMDEERMVAILRTHGTEKVLVNSAADWGRSDPLKTRKVGDAMLAAGFDDDDVDKVLWRNPVEFYGQSGRLQLGTATPQPLHEGNSILRGGE, encoded by the coding sequence ATGCGCATCTTCGACCCGCACATCCACATGACCTCCCGCACCACGGACGACTACCAGGCGATGTACGACGCGGGGGTCCGCGCCCTCGTGGAACCCTCCTTCTGGCTCGGCCAGCCCCGTACCTCGCCCGCCAGCTTCTTCGACTACTTCGACGCCCTGCTCGGCTGGGAGCCCTTCCGCGCCGCCCAGTACGGCATCGCCCACCACTGCACGCTCGCCCTCAACCCCAAGGAGGCGAACGACCCGCGCTGCGTCCCCGTCCTGGACGCCCTGCCCCGCTATCTCGTCAAGGACTCCGTCGTCGCCGTCGGCGAGATCGGCTACGACTCCATGACCCCGGCCGAGGACACCGCCCTGGCCGCCCAGCTCCAGCTCGCCGCCGACCATGGCCTGCCCGCCCTCGTGCACACCCCGCACCGGGACAAGCTCGCCGGGCTGCACCGCACCATCGACGTCATCCGCGAGTCCCGCCTTCCCCCGGAGCGGGTGCTGCTCGACCACCTCAACGAGACGACCGTGAAGGACGCCAGGGACAGCGGCTGCTGGGCCGGCTTCTCCATCTATCCCGACACCAAGATGGACGAGGAACGCATGGTCGCGATCCTCAGGACCCACGGCACCGAGAAGGTGCTGGTCAACTCGGCCGCCGACTGGGGCCGGAGCGATCCGCTCAAGACCCGCAAGGTGGGCGACGCGATGCTCGCCGCCGGGTTCGACGACGACGACGTCGACAAGGTGCTCTGGCGCAACCCCGTCGAGTTCTACGGGCAGAGCGGCCGGCTCCAGCTCGGCACCGCCACGCCACAACCGCTCCACGAAGGCAACTCCATCCTGCGCGGCGGGGAGTGA
- a CDS encoding EboA domain-containing protein, producing MLTRKDLDAQLGGAARAWLDEALAEAEHAASHQDTEQPGSPYAAPPWELRYAAAGRQCGLEHADSVRALLLVEARATLPALTRLYEQGTAAERRAVLLTLHRLDLGPTALPLVEDALRTNDTRLIAAAVGPYAATHLDAHNWRHAVLKCLFTGVDVEAVGGLARRARGDAELARMLGDFAAERIAAGRSVPAGLTRVLELTTPGAAAPTEES from the coding sequence ATGCTGACCCGCAAGGACCTCGACGCACAGCTCGGTGGAGCCGCGCGCGCCTGGCTCGACGAGGCGCTCGCCGAGGCCGAACACGCAGCCTCCCACCAGGACACCGAGCAGCCCGGCAGCCCCTACGCCGCCCCACCGTGGGAACTGCGCTATGCCGCGGCCGGCCGGCAGTGCGGACTCGAACACGCCGACTCCGTACGCGCCCTCCTGCTCGTCGAAGCCCGTGCCACGCTGCCCGCTCTGACCAGGCTCTACGAACAGGGCACCGCCGCCGAACGGCGCGCCGTCCTGCTCACCCTGCACCGGCTGGACCTCGGCCCCACCGCCCTTCCGCTCGTCGAGGACGCCCTGCGCACCAATGACACCCGGCTGATCGCCGCGGCCGTCGGCCCGTACGCCGCCACCCATCTCGATGCGCACAACTGGCGCCACGCCGTTCTCAAATGCCTCTTCACCGGGGTCGATGTCGAAGCCGTCGGCGGACTGGCCCGACGCGCCCGGGGCGACGCCGAACTCGCCCGCATGCTGGGCGACTTCGCCGCCGAACGCATCGCGGCGGGCCGCAGTGTCCCCGCCGGCCTCACCCGCGTCCTCGAACTCACCACCCCCGGTGCCGCCGCCCCCACGGAGGAGTCCTGA
- a CDS encoding sugar phosphate isomerase/epimerase family protein — MTIRLGYGTNGLTDLRLDDALGLLADLGYDGVGLTLDHMHLDPLAPDLAARTRHAASRLQELGLGVTVETGARYVLDPRRKHGPSLLDPDPEARAARTRLLVRAVHVAADLGAHAVHCFSGITPPDTAPDTAWQRLTDSLAPVLEAADRSGIPLAVEPEPGHLLATLADFHHLRVLSGDPPPLGLTLDIGHCQCLEPAMPVDCIREAAPWLRHVQIEDMRRGVHEHLPFGEGEIDFPPVLEALDTLSDTGYQGLTVVELPRHSHAGPELARNSIDFLRKHSPSSHSPSKHSPSSR, encoded by the coding sequence ATGACGATCCGCCTCGGCTACGGCACCAACGGGCTCACCGACCTCCGCCTGGACGACGCCCTCGGACTCCTCGCCGACCTCGGGTACGACGGGGTCGGCCTGACCCTCGACCACATGCACCTCGACCCTCTCGCCCCGGACCTCGCCGCCCGCACCCGCCACGCGGCGTCCCGGCTCCAGGAGCTGGGGCTCGGTGTCACCGTCGAGACCGGCGCCCGCTATGTCCTCGACCCACGCCGCAAGCACGGCCCCTCCCTCCTCGACCCGGACCCGGAGGCCCGCGCCGCCCGCACCCGGCTGCTCGTCCGGGCCGTCCACGTCGCCGCCGACCTCGGCGCCCACGCCGTGCACTGCTTCAGCGGCATCACTCCACCGGACACCGCCCCCGACACCGCCTGGCAGCGGCTCACCGACTCCCTCGCCCCGGTCCTCGAAGCCGCCGACCGCTCCGGCATTCCGCTGGCCGTCGAACCCGAGCCCGGACACCTCCTCGCCACGCTCGCCGACTTCCACCATCTGCGCGTCCTCAGCGGAGACCCGCCACCGCTCGGGCTCACCCTCGACATCGGCCACTGCCAGTGCCTGGAACCCGCCATGCCCGTCGACTGCATCCGCGAGGCCGCGCCCTGGCTGCGCCATGTCCAGATCGAGGACATGCGCCGCGGAGTCCACGAACACCTCCCCTTCGGTGAGGGCGAGATCGACTTCCCGCCCGTACTCGAAGCACTCGACACCCTCTCGGACACCGGCTACCAGGGCCTGACCGTCGTCGAACTGCCCCGCCACTCCCATGCCGGCCCCGAACTCGCCCGCAACTCGATCGACTTCCTCCGCAAACACAGCCCGTCGAGTCACAGTCCGTCGAAGCACAGCCCATCGAGCCGCTGA
- a CDS encoding SCO3242 family prenyltransferase → MTARAWAELLRVSALFTVPGDALAGAAASGRRPDRGTVLAVGASLCLYEAGMALNDWADREEDAVDRPHRPIPSGRIAPAAALAAAGALTAAGLGLAGRAGRPALAVATGLAATVWAYDLRLKHTPAGPAAMAAARGLDLLLGATATGGAGRTTGAVAPGVGAGTGSISGASAGAGAGPGPGSAGGAATAPGSARGAAPVARGSVLGALPAAGLLGAHTYAVTAVSRHEAHGGSTTAPLAALAAVAALGAAALHTRREDQEPGAHKGFGGQDESPRPRLSDRSPATPARTASGLVRTALTGSYVRTAAVPLLHAALNPSPPLTQRAVGGGIRAMIPLQAALAARTGAVGTALAVMGLVPIARTLARKVSPT, encoded by the coding sequence ATGACGGCACGTGCCTGGGCCGAACTGCTACGGGTGTCCGCGCTGTTCACCGTCCCCGGCGACGCGCTGGCCGGGGCGGCGGCGAGCGGCCGGCGTCCCGACCGCGGAACCGTGCTCGCCGTCGGAGCCTCGCTCTGCCTGTACGAGGCGGGCATGGCGCTCAACGACTGGGCCGACCGCGAGGAGGACGCCGTCGACCGCCCGCACCGGCCGATCCCCTCGGGCCGGATCGCACCCGCTGCGGCGCTCGCGGCGGCGGGCGCGCTGACCGCCGCAGGGCTGGGGCTCGCCGGCCGGGCCGGCCGCCCGGCCCTCGCGGTGGCCACCGGACTCGCGGCGACCGTGTGGGCGTACGACCTCCGGCTGAAGCACACTCCGGCCGGGCCCGCGGCGATGGCCGCCGCACGCGGACTGGACCTGCTGCTCGGGGCCACCGCCACCGGAGGGGCCGGGCGCACGACGGGGGCGGTGGCTCCGGGCGTGGGTGCGGGGACGGGTTCGATTTCAGGTGCGAGTGCGGGGGCGGGGGCAGGCCCGGGGCCGGGATCCGCCGGTGGTGCGGCGACGGCTCCGGGATCGGCCCGTGGTGCGGCTCCGGTCGCGCGCGGCTCCGTTCTCGGCGCGCTTCCGGCCGCCGGTCTGCTCGGTGCGCACACCTACGCCGTCACCGCCGTCTCCCGGCACGAGGCACACGGCGGATCGACCACCGCACCCCTCGCCGCGCTCGCGGCCGTCGCCGCACTGGGCGCGGCGGCGCTGCACACGCGGCGCGAGGACCAGGAGCCGGGCGCGCACAAGGGATTCGGCGGGCAGGACGAGTCGCCCCGACCGCGTCTCTCGGATCGCTCACCCGCAACCCCCGCCCGCACCGCTTCCGGCCTCGTGCGCACCGCGCTCACCGGCTCCTACGTCCGGACCGCCGCGGTTCCGCTCCTGCACGCCGCGCTCAACCCCTCCCCGCCGCTCACCCAGCGCGCCGTCGGCGGCGGCATCCGGGCGATGATCCCGCTCCAGGCCGCCCTCGCCGCCCGCACCGGAGCGGTCGGCACGGCGCTCGCCGTCATGGGACTCGTACCGATCGCCCGCACCCTCGCCCGGAAGGTGAGCCCGACATGA
- a CDS encoding inositol-3-phosphate synthase: MSAPAVRTGVWFIGARGSVATTATAGCAAVAAGLHPAAGMVTETPPFTDSGLPPLTSLVFGGHDTVGCPLPKRAEALAAGGVLPHGLPSAVRAELAAADAGIRPGGPLPGDTRGDEELITAFAADLTDFTRGNDLARTVVINVASTEPLPDPGAQRLPASSLYAAAALRAGCPYINFTPSTGLRTPALQDAVADCGLPHAGRDGKTGQTLLRSVLAPMFVQRALPVRAWSGTNLLGGGDGAALADPGAAAAKNAGKERVLADTLGTAPEGEVHIDDVPALGDWKTAWDHIAFDGFLGARMVLQTTWQGCDSALAAPLVLDLARLVARAHERGLSGPLPQLGFYFKDPDGGPAALFEQYQALLAFAGTLRGER, encoded by the coding sequence GTGTCAGCACCCGCCGTACGTACCGGAGTCTGGTTCATCGGAGCACGCGGCTCCGTCGCCACCACCGCCACCGCGGGGTGCGCGGCGGTCGCGGCAGGGCTCCACCCGGCGGCAGGCATGGTCACCGAGACCCCACCTTTCACCGACAGCGGGCTGCCCCCACTCACCTCACTCGTCTTCGGCGGACACGACACGGTCGGCTGCCCACTGCCCAAACGGGCCGAGGCACTGGCCGCCGGGGGAGTGCTGCCGCACGGACTCCCGTCGGCGGTGCGCGCCGAACTCGCTGCCGCGGACGCCGGGATCCGGCCCGGCGGACCACTGCCCGGCGACACCCGCGGCGACGAGGAACTCATCACCGCCTTCGCCGCCGACCTCACCGATTTCACCCGCGGCAACGACCTGGCCAGGACGGTCGTCATCAACGTGGCGTCCACCGAACCCCTCCCGGACCCCGGCGCACAACGACTGCCGGCCAGCTCGCTCTACGCGGCCGCGGCGCTGCGGGCCGGCTGCCCCTACATCAACTTCACCCCCTCCACCGGGCTGCGCACCCCCGCCCTCCAGGACGCCGTCGCGGACTGCGGACTTCCTCACGCGGGCCGCGACGGCAAGACCGGCCAGACGCTGCTCCGCTCCGTACTCGCCCCGATGTTCGTGCAACGCGCCCTGCCCGTACGGGCCTGGTCGGGCACCAACCTGCTGGGCGGCGGAGACGGAGCGGCGCTGGCCGACCCGGGCGCGGCGGCCGCCAAGAACGCGGGCAAGGAACGCGTCCTCGCCGACACCCTGGGAACCGCCCCCGAGGGCGAGGTCCACATCGACGACGTGCCGGCCCTCGGCGACTGGAAGACCGCCTGGGACCACATCGCGTTCGACGGATTCCTCGGTGCGCGGATGGTGCTCCAGACCACCTGGCAGGGCTGTGACTCGGCACTGGCCGCACCTCTGGTCCTGGACCTCGCCAGGCTGGTGGCCCGCGCCCACGAGCGCGGGCTGAGCGGCCCGCTGCCCCAGCTCGGCTTCTACTTCAAGGACCCGGACGGCGGGCCGGCCGCGCTCTTCGAGCAGTATCAGGCGCTGCTCGCCTTCGCCGGGACGCTGCGGGGGGAACGATGA